One window from the genome of Acidobacteriota bacterium encodes:
- a CDS encoding hydantoinase/oxoprolinase family protein, giving the protein MKGLPDPGSLLRVGIDTGGTFTDFVVCREGRIESLKLPSTPATPEKAVLEGLARILGDAPALVQHGFTVGTNALLERKGAKILLVTTEGFQDILEIGRQNRAHLYNLTAGRVAPLVPRSRRIGIQERTLHDGARLEPLKRETLDRLLERVRRKSPQAVAVVLLHSYINPRHEDLVGKALRDTGIPVSLSSRILPEFREYERTSATVINAYLTPVVDRYLDALSSSPLLEGGRLSVMQSNGGTVPLASTSVDPVRTLFSGPAGGVVGAFKLARQAGYGRIITLDMGGTSTDVCLCDQRVPSTGEAEVDRLPLPVQTIPIRSVGAGGGSIAWVDSGGLLRVGPRSAGSRPGPVCYGRGRSITVTDANLFLGRIDAERFLGGEMRLDSDRLPKYLKQLSNRLQEHSWSPEELSEGIIKIANTQMETALRVISLEKGYDTRDFTLVSYGGAGGLHACELARSLMIPRVMVPPSPGLVSAWGMMDSQVVRDLSRTVRLTFSNASVARRLRKRVAPLVDRARRQLVRDGFEEKRIEVQRSVDLRYLGQGYEINVPYSRNLLRAFHKKHERLYGYSNPGLSVEVVTLRVRAFGNHSELPLPEAAAIPKKRPRAIAQGKRKVFFGRKRRVTRFYDRDRLRPGTRLKSPAVISEYSATTLIPPGFKGRVDRWRNLILEPA; this is encoded by the coding sequence ATGAAGGGTCTCCCTGATCCCGGGTCTCTGCTGCGGGTCGGGATCGACACCGGCGGCACCTTCACCGATTTCGTGGTCTGCCGCGAAGGCCGGATCGAATCCCTCAAGCTGCCCTCGACGCCGGCGACGCCGGAAAAGGCAGTCCTGGAGGGGTTGGCCCGCATTCTCGGCGACGCCCCCGCTCTGGTTCAACACGGCTTCACCGTCGGCACCAACGCCTTGCTGGAGCGCAAGGGGGCCAAGATCCTTCTGGTGACGACCGAGGGTTTCCAGGACATTCTGGAGATCGGCCGCCAGAACCGGGCGCATCTGTACAATCTGACCGCCGGCCGGGTCGCGCCGCTGGTCCCCCGCAGCCGGCGCATCGGAATCCAGGAGCGGACGCTTCACGATGGCGCGCGGCTGGAGCCGCTGAAACGGGAGACTCTGGATCGGCTCCTGGAAAGGGTGCGGCGCAAGTCGCCCCAGGCCGTCGCGGTCGTCCTGCTGCACAGCTACATCAATCCACGCCACGAGGACCTGGTCGGCAAGGCGTTGCGGGACACCGGAATACCGGTCAGCCTCTCCAGCCGCATCCTGCCCGAGTTTCGCGAATACGAGCGCACGTCGGCGACGGTCATCAACGCCTACCTGACGCCGGTGGTCGACCGCTATCTGGACGCTTTGAGCTCGAGCCCGTTGCTGGAGGGGGGCCGTCTCTCGGTCATGCAGTCCAACGGGGGGACGGTGCCGCTCGCGTCGACTTCCGTCGATCCGGTGAGAACCCTCTTTTCGGGACCGGCCGGAGGAGTCGTGGGAGCCTTCAAGCTGGCCCGGCAGGCCGGCTACGGCCGGATCATCACCTTGGACATGGGGGGCACGTCCACGGATGTCTGCCTCTGCGACCAGCGGGTCCCCAGCACGGGAGAGGCCGAGGTGGACCGCCTTCCCCTGCCCGTCCAGACGATTCCCATTCGTTCCGTCGGCGCGGGCGGAGGCTCCATTGCATGGGTCGATTCCGGAGGGCTGCTGCGGGTGGGTCCCCGAAGCGCAGGGTCCCGTCCGGGTCCCGTCTGCTACGGGAGGGGGCGGAGCATCACCGTGACCGACGCCAACCTCTTTTTGGGCAGAATCGACGCCGAGCGCTTTCTGGGCGGAGAGATGAGACTCGATTCAGACCGGTTGCCCAAGTACCTGAAACAGCTTTCCAACCGGCTCCAGGAGCATTCCTGGTCACCCGAGGAGCTTTCCGAGGGAATCATCAAGATCGCAAACACCCAGATGGAAACGGCCTTGCGCGTGATCTCCCTGGAAAAGGGCTACGACACCCGGGACTTCACACTGGTGAGCTACGGGGGCGCGGGCGGGCTCCACGCCTGCGAGCTGGCCCGGTCTCTGATGATTCCGCGGGTCATGGTTCCTCCCAGCCCGGGTCTGGTCTCCGCTTGGGGGATGATGGACTCGCAGGTCGTCCGGGACCTCTCCCGCACCGTCCGTCTCACCTTCAGCAACGCCAGCGTGGCCCGCCGCCTCCGGAAAAGGGTGGCGCCCCTGGTGGATCGGGCGCGCCGCCAGTTGGTTCGGGATGGGTTTGAGGAGAAGCGGATCGAGGTGCAGCGGAGCGTGGACCTTCGCTACCTGGGACAGGGTTACGAAATCAACGTCCCCTACTCACGCAACTTGTTGCGGGCTTTTCACAAGAAGCATGAGAGGCTCTACGGATACTCCAATCCCGGTCTCTCCGTGGAGGTGGTGACACTGCGCGTCCGGGCCTTCGGCAACCATTCCGAGTTGCCGCTTCCGGAGGCTGCCGCCATTCCGAAGAAGCGGCCCCGGGCCATTGCCCAAGGAAAAAGAAAGGTTTTCTTCGGGCGAAAGCGCCGTGTGACCCGCTTCTACGATCGCGACCGGCTACGGCCCGGAACCCGGCTCAAGTCGCCCGCCGTGATCAGCGAATACAGCGCCACCACTTTGATTCCTCCCGGATTCAAGGGTCGTGTGGACCGCTGGCGGAACCTGATTCTGGAGCCTGCTTAG
- the rlmB gene encoding 23S rRNA (guanosine(2251)-2'-O)-methyltransferase RlmB, with product MIVHGVHAVREALAAEIPKVEKILIRRRSLNPRLQGIVQAARRRGIPVEVEAVSRSSAAGRRQRHEEVSARVSGAAPVPLESILQQRPSLLLAVDGVQDPNNLGALLRTAEAVGVDGVLIPRRRSCSITSGVVSASAGAALHLKICRISNLSRTLDQLKQAGFWIVGLDPKGSTGLNQIDTTLRLVVVVGGEHQGLRRLVRRQCDYLAALPMQGRVASLNLSVAAGVLLYHISFGRAKQAPESGSASGPHDP from the coding sequence ATGATCGTTCACGGGGTCCATGCCGTCCGGGAGGCGCTGGCGGCGGAGATTCCCAAGGTCGAGAAGATTCTGATCCGGAGGCGGAGTCTGAATCCAAGGCTGCAGGGAATCGTCCAAGCGGCTCGCCGCCGCGGCATTCCGGTCGAAGTCGAGGCCGTGTCCCGGTCGTCAGCCGCCGGCCGGCGGCAGCGTCACGAGGAGGTCTCGGCCCGGGTTTCCGGGGCTGCGCCGGTCCCTCTCGAGTCGATCCTGCAGCAGAGGCCGAGCTTGCTGCTCGCCGTCGACGGCGTCCAGGACCCCAACAATCTGGGGGCTCTCCTGAGAACCGCGGAGGCCGTCGGCGTCGACGGAGTTCTGATCCCGCGGCGCCGTTCCTGCTCCATTACTTCCGGCGTCGTCAGCGCCAGCGCCGGAGCCGCCCTTCATCTGAAGATCTGCCGTATCTCCAACCTGTCTCGAACCCTGGACCAACTCAAGCAGGCGGGATTCTGGATCGTGGGTCTGGATCCGAAGGGCTCGACCGGCCTGAACCAGATCGACACCACGCTGCGGCTGGTGGTGGTCGTGGGTGGTGAACACCAGGGTCTGCGCCGACTCGTGCGCCGGCAGTGCGACTACCTCGCGGCCCTGCCCATGCAGGGACGGGTCGCATCCCTGAACCTGTCGGTGGCGGCGGGAGTCCTGCTGTACCACATCTCCTTTGGCAGGGCTAAGCAGGCTCCAGAATCAGGTTCCGCCAGCGGTCCACACGACCCTTGA
- a CDS encoding carboxypeptidase-like regulatory domain-containing protein codes for MQDESGLPVSDVLVTLTEDSSDEGLPVLTRSDASGRLFFKNMRAGSYRVLVKSSQYAVRKAAPVEILPGQTAVMTLVLQDLLDVEGLGGRNVSFKALFRNADPRLIFRHLPELLEGKTNPWFESAVFQVYSNAGHGGDYLRLPDDSAGATTANFAMVQSLPGGRDYIFAGQLNSGEDALWRIKAFMDQSLSERHSIRLYLGHGRIGVHQPRMALLGNPGSLGRDLDFTNAAGTTNILSVGFEDRFSWGDTLDLTWGLELNRVRSIYNYSTLSPSAELTLRPVPRARLRLTMASKRPALYQNSVTLEDGRSLGLSDAVKISWIDNRLEFGTSRHFQGSMSYTLWDDTELELVRFQDQFFGGTVPFMAFFANSPDPDLVRLTDDQARTWGNRLTLRQGISRNVRAGVSYIRGSAVSVIPAGYTLVLETPDVGALLKRRGYGAVASELGVLIPTTRTELTTVVKFVTDGDPVTPLNALSDVYETGNKGLNLFIRQIIPIPDSVLSFLGLDFLNGRRIEALLDIRNLTNEDLGVISNGPGGSVVLAQNPRSVRGGVTVRF; via the coding sequence GTGCAAGACGAATCCGGGCTTCCGGTTTCCGACGTTCTGGTCACTCTGACGGAAGACTCCTCCGACGAGGGCCTGCCCGTTCTCACCCGCAGCGACGCTTCGGGGCGCCTGTTCTTCAAGAATATGAGGGCGGGTTCCTACAGAGTCCTGGTCAAGAGCAGTCAGTACGCGGTGCGGAAGGCGGCTCCGGTGGAGATTCTTCCCGGGCAGACGGCGGTGATGACCCTGGTGTTGCAGGATCTGCTGGATGTCGAAGGGCTGGGAGGCCGAAACGTCAGCTTCAAGGCGCTGTTTCGCAACGCCGACCCCCGGCTTATTTTCCGCCATCTTCCCGAACTGCTGGAAGGAAAGACCAATCCCTGGTTCGAAAGCGCGGTTTTCCAGGTTTATTCCAATGCCGGCCATGGCGGCGACTATCTCCGCCTTCCCGACGACTCCGCGGGCGCGACCACGGCCAACTTCGCCATGGTGCAGAGCCTGCCCGGCGGCCGCGACTACATCTTCGCGGGCCAGTTGAATTCGGGCGAGGATGCGCTCTGGCGGATCAAGGCGTTCATGGACCAGTCGCTGAGCGAGCGGCACTCGATCAGGTTGTACCTGGGCCACGGCCGGATCGGCGTCCACCAACCCAGAATGGCCCTGTTGGGGAATCCTGGCTCCCTGGGGCGCGACCTGGATTTCACCAATGCCGCCGGCACCACCAACATCCTCAGCGTGGGTTTTGAAGACCGGTTCTCGTGGGGCGACACGCTGGACCTGACCTGGGGGCTGGAGCTGAACAGGGTCCGGTCGATCTACAACTATTCGACACTGAGTCCGAGTGCCGAGTTGACCCTGCGACCGGTCCCCCGAGCCCGTCTGCGCCTCACCATGGCGTCGAAACGGCCCGCTCTCTACCAGAATTCCGTGACTCTGGAGGACGGCCGTTCCCTGGGCCTCTCGGATGCCGTCAAGATCTCCTGGATCGACAACCGATTGGAATTCGGCACCTCGCGCCACTTCCAGGGCAGCATGTCCTACACGCTCTGGGACGACACCGAGTTGGAGCTGGTCCGCTTCCAGGACCAGTTCTTCGGCGGAACCGTCCCCTTCATGGCCTTTTTCGCGAATTCTCCGGACCCGGACCTGGTTCGGCTGACAGATGATCAGGCCCGGACCTGGGGCAACCGGTTGACGCTGCGGCAGGGAATCAGCCGCAATGTTCGAGCCGGTGTTTCCTATATCCGCGGCTCGGCCGTCAGTGTGATTCCTGCCGGGTACACGCTGGTGCTGGAAACGCCGGATGTCGGCGCACTGTTGAAACGAAGAGGCTACGGTGCTGTCGCTTCCGAGCTGGGCGTGCTCATCCCGACGACTCGGACCGAGTTGACGACCGTGGTCAAGTTCGTGACGGATGGAGATCCCGTGACCCCGTTGAACGCTCTCTCGGATGTCTACGAGACCGGCAACAAGGGTCTGAATCTCTTTATTCGCCAGATCATTCCCATTCCCGACAGCGTCTTGAGTTTTCTCGGCCTGGACTTCCTCAACGGACGTCGGATCGAGGCACTGCTGGATATCCGCAATCTCACCAATGAGGACCTTGGCGTGATCTCCAACGGTCCGGGTGGAAGCGTCGTCCTGGCCCAGAACCCAAGGTCCGTTCGGGGAGGAGTCACGGTCAGGTTCTGA
- a CDS encoding ATP-binding protein, protein MLRGFQLKAILVVLASAVAVYVGVLNLLDRSTWGEVSDGIVWTEGSSGDVLAHRIHDPGAGGPRAGIEPGDRLVELGGIEIRSLDDYVEVMEVLAGSGSIGMPATYLVQKTPGGDRRQHQVQLEVEPGLGRTDGLLVLVALLHLAIGLFVFLRKHESAGALHFFVLCLVSFCLFLYRYSGRSDSFDLLVYWIGSVALLVLPPLFLHFCATFPEAQRWLDRRGRLGVAFYLPAFVLLAIHVAWFLGSLQPLGLPRSPGVAHFFDKIHLSHLGVFFCLGAGLLIQSGRQARTPLHRRQMMWVSHGTLIALAPFLILYAGPYFMGFPIHPVMEMSILSLALLPLCFGYAIIRYRLMDVELIFRESAAYVLASWVLLVFYVGVVLLVGGTLFGLSPHSDFSVFAVSALVAAFLFAPVKDKIQQRLDRYYYPETYDYRQSFADFGKSLNSEFSLPRLAERVCARIEQTFTVRPVAVFLRSPERPGRFFLYHSRGVNGGVDQESPILLPGPAWGGGHGRAERLAPDFGGRDEEAGHRTRLAALGIRTLQPLETHGRVIGQLGLGDRANGDALNSEDLELLAALAGYAATAMDNAVLYRSLETKAGELQRLKSYNESVIQSITAGVVVVDSEGAVRVWNSFMETFYGLEASQAVGRSIDHVFPPDLLRSVTEALGSSRWRIPKVARLDKTRLKSSSGEERLVNVHLSPFVAQDDVLTGTLLLFDDVTEKQQLEDQLVQAEKLTSIGLLAAGVAHEVNTPLAGISSYTQLLLDSTPASDSRRDLLEKIEKQSFRASRIVNNLVNFARVRDGEFREVNVNSLMLETVSLLEHQLWSQGVEVSLHLDPALPRTRGHEGKLQQVFVNLLMNANDAMPDGGSITVRTSHRNSGLVVEVEDSGKGIPGDVLHRIYDPFFTTKDVGKGTGLGLSVCYGIVQEHEGRIQARSQAGEGSTFTVHLPVKRVQ, encoded by the coding sequence ATGCTTCGTGGCTTCCAACTGAAGGCTATCCTGGTCGTCCTGGCCTCTGCCGTCGCCGTCTATGTCGGCGTCCTGAATCTTCTGGACCGGTCGACTTGGGGCGAGGTCTCCGACGGAATCGTCTGGACCGAAGGAAGTAGCGGGGACGTCCTCGCCCACCGGATCCACGATCCTGGGGCCGGTGGCCCGCGTGCCGGAATCGAGCCGGGAGACCGGCTGGTGGAACTGGGGGGTATCGAGATCCGGTCTCTCGACGACTACGTCGAGGTGATGGAAGTCTTGGCCGGGTCCGGTTCCATTGGCATGCCGGCGACCTATCTGGTCCAGAAAACACCGGGAGGCGACCGGCGCCAACACCAGGTTCAACTGGAGGTCGAGCCGGGACTCGGCCGGACCGACGGTCTTCTGGTGCTTGTCGCGCTGCTCCATCTGGCCATCGGATTGTTCGTTTTCCTGCGCAAGCACGAGTCGGCGGGCGCGCTCCACTTTTTTGTGCTGTGCCTGGTCTCGTTCTGCCTCTTTCTGTACCGGTACTCGGGTCGCAGCGATTCCTTCGATCTCCTGGTTTATTGGATCGGATCGGTGGCGCTGCTGGTCCTTCCTCCCTTGTTTCTCCACTTCTGCGCGACGTTTCCCGAGGCCCAACGATGGCTGGACCGCCGGGGAAGGCTGGGTGTTGCCTTCTATCTGCCGGCGTTCGTGCTTTTGGCGATCCACGTGGCCTGGTTCCTGGGATCCCTGCAGCCGTTGGGGTTGCCGCGAAGTCCGGGGGTCGCTCACTTTTTTGACAAGATTCACCTGTCCCATTTGGGAGTCTTCTTCTGTCTCGGAGCCGGTTTGCTCATCCAGTCCGGCCGGCAGGCGCGGACTCCCCTTCACCGCAGGCAGATGATGTGGGTTTCCCATGGGACCCTCATCGCCCTGGCTCCGTTTTTGATTCTGTATGCGGGACCCTATTTCATGGGTTTTCCCATACATCCCGTCATGGAGATGTCGATCCTGAGTCTGGCGCTCCTTCCCTTGTGTTTCGGTTACGCCATCATCCGCTACCGGTTGATGGACGTTGAGTTGATCTTTCGCGAAAGCGCGGCCTACGTCCTGGCCAGTTGGGTCCTCCTGGTCTTTTACGTGGGGGTGGTCCTGCTGGTCGGTGGGACGCTGTTCGGACTCTCTCCCCATTCCGATTTCTCGGTGTTCGCCGTTTCGGCCTTGGTGGCGGCTTTCCTGTTCGCACCGGTGAAGGACAAGATTCAGCAGCGGTTGGACCGCTACTACTATCCCGAGACCTACGATTACCGTCAGTCTTTTGCGGATTTCGGCAAGAGCCTGAACTCGGAGTTCAGCCTGCCGCGTTTGGCGGAGCGGGTTTGCGCCCGGATCGAGCAGACCTTCACGGTCCGTCCCGTGGCCGTCTTTCTCCGCTCCCCGGAACGGCCCGGCAGGTTCTTCCTTTACCACTCCCGCGGCGTGAACGGCGGCGTTGACCAGGAAAGTCCGATACTGCTGCCGGGTCCGGCTTGGGGCGGCGGCCACGGCCGGGCGGAGCGGTTGGCGCCGGATTTCGGCGGCAGGGACGAGGAGGCGGGACACCGGACCCGGCTGGCGGCCTTGGGAATCCGGACTCTCCAGCCCCTTGAGACCCATGGCCGCGTCATCGGCCAGTTGGGACTGGGGGATCGGGCCAACGGCGACGCCTTGAACAGCGAAGATTTGGAGTTGCTGGCGGCGCTGGCCGGTTATGCGGCGACTGCCATGGACAACGCCGTGCTCTACCGTTCGTTGGAAACCAAGGCGGGCGAACTCCAAAGACTCAAGAGCTACAACGAAAGCGTCATCCAGAGCATCACCGCGGGAGTGGTGGTGGTCGATTCGGAAGGCGCCGTCCGAGTCTGGAACTCGTTCATGGAGACGTTCTACGGCCTGGAGGCGAGCCAGGCGGTCGGCCGGAGCATCGACCATGTCTTTCCCCCGGACCTGCTCCGATCCGTGACGGAAGCGCTGGGCAGCTCTCGCTGGCGGATTCCAAAGGTGGCACGCCTGGACAAGACGCGTCTCAAGTCCTCCTCAGGCGAGGAGCGCCTCGTGAATGTCCATCTCTCGCCCTTCGTGGCCCAGGATGACGTCCTTACCGGAACTCTGCTGCTCTTCGACGACGTCACGGAGAAGCAGCAGTTGGAGGATCAACTGGTCCAGGCGGAGAAGCTCACCTCCATCGGCCTCCTGGCGGCGGGTGTGGCGCATGAGGTCAATACCCCTCTGGCCGGGATCTCGAGCTACACGCAGTTGCTGCTGGATTCGACCCCTGCTTCCGACTCCCGGCGCGACCTGTTGGAGAAGATCGAAAAACAGAGCTTTCGAGCCTCGCGGATCGTCAACAACCTGGTCAATTTCGCCCGTGTCCGGGACGGCGAATTCCGTGAAGTCAACGTCAATTCCCTGATGCTGGAGACGGTGTCCCTGCTGGAGCATCAACTCTGGAGCCAGGGGGTGGAGGTCAGTCTCCACCTCGATCCCGCTCTGCCCCGCACCCGGGGCCATGAGGGCAAGCTGCAGCAGGTTTTCGTCAATTTGCTGATGAATGCCAATGACGCCATGCCGGACGGAGGGAGCATCACGGTCCGCACCTCCCACAGGAACTCAGGGCTCGTGGTGGAGGTGGAAGACAGTGGAAAGGGCATTCCCGGCGACGTTCTGCACCGAATCTACGACCCCTTCTTCACCACCAAGGACGTCGGTAAGGGAACCGGCCTGGGGCTCTCGGTCTGTTATGGAATCGTGCAGGAGCATGAGGGCCGGATTCAGGCGAGAAGCCAGGCGGGCGAGGGAAGCACGTTCACGGTCCATCTGCCCGTGAAAAGGGTTCAATGA
- a CDS encoding sigma-54 dependent transcriptional regulator, with translation MTSRSTVLIIDDEEIMREVFSRVVAGGGHQVLLASSGEEGVELIRREPVDLVLLDLMLPGIGGLETLEKILELDPDLAVIMVTAYASIENAVQATRLGAFDFVTKPFRNEELLLVIKNGIRQRRLELENRQLKSSLHRRQGHFQNIVGKSEPIRRVTELITQVGPGRSTVLITGESGTGKELVAKAVHNLSPRRDRAFVPVNSGSIPSELLESELFGHVKGAFTGATATKKGLFEIAHGGTIFLDEIDTVPVQTQAKLLRVLQEREFRPVGGVRNTKVDVRIVAATNVDLKLAVREGRFREDLYYRLKVITLDVAPLRDRKDDIPLLAHHFLTRFSRENGKTMKSIDQDALRVLMNYDWPGNVRELENAIERAVVLSGTSASVRSDLLPREILDSISGRLDGIPPQSQNGSLRELVLEFERNLILLALERANWNQRKAASLLKVKPTTLNAKLKRLQVRIPS, from the coding sequence ATGACATCCCGGTCCACGGTTCTGATCATCGACGACGAAGAGATCATGCGGGAAGTCTTCTCGCGAGTCGTCGCCGGCGGCGGTCACCAGGTTCTCCTTGCTTCCTCGGGGGAGGAGGGCGTCGAGTTGATTCGACGCGAGCCGGTGGATCTGGTGCTTCTGGATCTCATGCTTCCCGGCATCGGCGGACTTGAGACGTTGGAGAAGATCCTGGAGCTGGATCCTGACCTGGCCGTCATCATGGTCACGGCCTATGCGTCCATTGAAAACGCGGTGCAGGCGACCCGGCTGGGAGCGTTCGACTTCGTGACCAAACCGTTTCGCAACGAAGAGTTGCTGCTGGTCATCAAGAACGGCATCCGGCAACGGCGACTCGAGTTGGAGAATCGCCAGCTCAAGTCCAGTCTTCATCGCCGTCAGGGTCACTTCCAGAACATCGTCGGCAAGAGCGAGCCGATCCGGCGGGTCACGGAACTCATTACCCAGGTGGGCCCGGGCCGCAGCACGGTTTTGATCACGGGGGAGAGCGGTACCGGGAAGGAATTGGTCGCCAAGGCCGTTCACAATCTGAGTCCCCGGCGCGACCGGGCCTTCGTCCCGGTCAACAGCGGCTCGATTCCCTCCGAGCTCTTGGAGAGTGAGCTCTTCGGGCACGTGAAGGGAGCTTTTACCGGCGCCACGGCCACCAAGAAGGGGCTGTTCGAGATCGCCCATGGGGGCACGATTTTCCTGGACGAGATCGATACCGTTCCGGTGCAGACCCAAGCCAAGCTGTTGCGGGTTCTGCAGGAAAGGGAATTCCGTCCCGTGGGCGGCGTGCGGAACACCAAGGTCGACGTGAGAATCGTGGCCGCCACCAACGTGGACTTGAAGCTGGCGGTCAGGGAAGGCCGATTCCGAGAGGACCTCTACTACCGCCTCAAGGTCATCACCCTGGACGTGGCGCCGTTGCGCGACCGGAAGGATGACATCCCTCTGCTGGCCCACCACTTCCTGACCCGCTTCAGCCGCGAGAACGGGAAGACGATGAAATCCATCGACCAGGACGCGCTCAGGGTCTTGATGAACTACGACTGGCCCGGAAACGTCAGGGAACTGGAGAACGCCATCGAACGTGCAGTGGTACTCTCCGGGACCAGCGCAAGCGTCCGATCGGATCTGCTTCCCCGGGAAATTCTGGATTCGATCTCGGGCCGGCTGGATGGAATCCCGCCGCAATCCCAGAACGGTTCCCTCAGGGAACTGGTGCTTGAATTTGAGCGCAATCTGATTCTGCTGGCGCTGGAACGGGCCAATTGGAACCAGAGGAAGGCGGCCAGCCTTCTCAAGGTCAAACCGACCACCCTGAATGCCAAACTGAAACGCCTGCAGGTCAGGATCCCCTCCTGA
- a CDS encoding MotA/TolQ/ExbB proton channel family protein produces the protein MVVAIGGTLWSYFQQGGPMMYALLLCSIVALIFIFERMITYYRVQGTTADIFSSVRQALLDGDLRHSLEVCESYTHPVASTLKSGLLRYGKPHYEIEKAMESVALHEVSNLEKGLWILGTVANIAPLFGFLGTVTGMIASFEALAEVGLGNPQAVAGGIAEALVTTATGLIVALPVQAAYNYFSNRVSILGLDMETSSSMLLETFNELEERQGGRGRLTEAAPSDS, from the coding sequence GTGGTAGTAGCAATCGGGGGAACCCTGTGGAGTTATTTCCAGCAGGGCGGTCCCATGATGTACGCCCTCCTTCTCTGTTCCATAGTCGCGTTGATATTCATCTTCGAACGGATGATCACGTACTACCGGGTTCAAGGAACCACGGCGGACATCTTCTCGTCGGTCCGCCAGGCGTTGCTGGACGGGGACCTTCGCCACTCCCTGGAGGTTTGCGAGTCCTATACCCACCCCGTCGCCAGCACTCTGAAGTCGGGTCTGCTCAGGTACGGAAAGCCGCACTACGAGATCGAGAAGGCGATGGAGAGCGTGGCTCTTCACGAGGTTTCCAATCTGGAAAAGGGACTCTGGATCCTGGGAACGGTGGCCAATATTGCCCCGTTGTTCGGATTCCTGGGAACCGTCACCGGCATGATCGCGTCGTTTGAGGCGTTGGCGGAGGTGGGGCTTGGGAACCCGCAGGCGGTGGCGGGAGGCATCGCCGAGGCCCTGGTGACCACGGCCACGGGACTCATCGTCGCTCTCCCGGTCCAGGCCGCGTACAATTACTTCAGCAACCGGGTCTCGATCCTTGGTCTGGACATGGAGACGAGTTCCTCCATGCTGCTGGAGACGTTCAACGAGTTGGAGGAGAGGCAGGGTGGAAGAGGCCGGCTGACGGAAGCGGCCCCGAGTGATTCCTGA
- a CDS encoding biopolymer transporter ExbD: MKLRRKQSAALVPRIPTASMADIAFLLIIFFMLTTSFSPERTSVSLPESEIRTEVSKDAAIVAISPQGEISFTDGETAAFPLATVAELGAVVKALVAVMPRKEFLIKADRSVRYQLVDGVLEQLRTNGARRIGLLTEREVKESG, encoded by the coding sequence ATGAAGCTGAGACGGAAACAGTCCGCAGCGCTGGTGCCCAGGATTCCCACCGCATCCATGGCGGATATTGCCTTTCTGCTCATCATTTTCTTCATGCTGACGACTTCCTTTTCTCCGGAACGGACCTCGGTGAGCCTGCCCGAGTCGGAGATTCGGACCGAAGTGTCCAAGGATGCCGCCATCGTGGCGATCTCGCCCCAGGGCGAGATCAGCTTCACCGACGGGGAAACGGCGGCGTTCCCACTGGCCACGGTCGCCGAGTTGGGGGCAGTGGTGAAGGCCTTGGTGGCCGTCATGCCCAGGAAGGAGTTTCTGATCAAGGCGGACCGGAGCGTCCGGTATCAGTTGGTGGACGGTGTCCTGGAACAGTTGCGGACCAACGGCGCCCGCCGTATCGGACTTCTGACGGAGCGCGAGGTCAAGGAATCGGGCTGA
- a CDS encoding biopolymer transporter ExbD has protein sequence MKLRSRLQRSPEVPTSSMADIAFLLIIFFMLTAVFTSNRGLQFAFPKEDPTRLDVQPEEAVHIKITGEAQYLVDKTPMSLEAMSSYVQGKMGQNPSKPVIIQTQGHVPYRVMIDVFDLLRQLEVKNISVPTESEVERWKAFGVFE, from the coding sequence ATGAAACTTCGAAGCCGCCTCCAGCGCAGCCCTGAGGTCCCGACCTCCTCAATGGCCGACATCGCCTTTCTGTTGATCATCTTCTTCATGCTGACGGCCGTCTTTACGTCCAACCGGGGGCTTCAGTTCGCTTTCCCCAAGGAGGATCCGACGCGGTTGGACGTCCAGCCCGAGGAGGCCGTTCACATCAAGATCACCGGTGAAGCCCAGTACCTGGTGGACAAGACCCCCATGTCTCTGGAGGCCATGTCCAGCTACGTGCAGGGGAAAATGGGGCAAAACCCCAGCAAACCCGTGATCATTCAGACCCAGGGACACGTCCCTTACCGGGTCATGATCGATGTCTTCGACCTCTTGAGACAGCTTGAGGTCAAGAACATCTCGGTGCCTACGGAGTCGGAAGTCGAGCGTTGGAAGGCATTCGGTGTTTTCGAGTGA